Proteins from one Macrobrachium rosenbergii isolate ZJJX-2024 chromosome 14, ASM4041242v1, whole genome shotgun sequence genomic window:
- the LOC136846042 gene encoding glutamate-gated chloride channel alpha-like isoform X5 has protein sequence MISAQAIYVNGCHFKLISLLTAWICIQSHSSHANMLTEKTRVETRNRGSLRNYEQIVPVGYRQEIAPRELDGSPLMVNFSIKVNGIVEANQRHTSVILDAYFRVTWYDQRLNYPGDEADKSHDSIILNPVVLEQIWLPDPYIFNVRRIEGVTMLKTVQGVLMHRDKKMFISTALKIQLDCTGLFSRYPFDEQECPVDVYSYMYTVDDIEMGWLANGLVVDPAVEDKLSNFEFEFVSSNATKCDCYKCIPPVAPCVRANLILSRKALGHLLATFLPSGLFVAVSWASLFWPADVIPGRTVLVITSLLTLVSMHTAVRNPNFSTKWKTPPSVLYTQII, from the exons ATGATTTCTGCACAAGCAATTTATGTCAACGGCTGTCATTTCAA GCTCATCTCTCTCTTGACGGCGTGGATATGCATTCAGAGCCATTCTTCTCACGCCAACATGCTCACGGAAAAGACGAGAGTTGAGACAAGGAACAGAGGGAGCCTGAGAAATTACGAACAGATAGTGCCAGTAGGATATCGCCAGGAAATAGCTCCGAGAGAACTAG ATGGGAGTCCTTTAATggtcaacttcagcatcaaagtGAATGGCATTGTTGAAGCAAATCAGCGACACACG TCTGTGATTTTAGATGCCTACTTCCGCGTGACGTGGTACGACCAGAGACTCAACTACCCAGGTGACGAGGCCGACAAATCTCACGACAGCATTATCCTGAACCCAGTGGTCCTGGAACAGATCTGGCTCCCCGATCCGTACATCTTCAACGTCCGCCGCATCGAGGGCGTGACTATGCTGAAGACCGTCCAGGGCGTCCTCATGCACCGGGACAAGAAAATGTTCATTTCTACAGC GCTGAAGATACAGCTAGATTGCACAGGACTTTTCTCCCGTTACCCTTTCGACGAACAAGAGTGCCCCGTGGATGTGTACAGCT ACATGTACACCGTAGACGACATCGAAATGGGATGGCTGGCGAATGGCCTCGTCGTGGACCCAGCAGTCGAAGACAAACTGTCAAACTTCGAGTTCGAATTCGTGTCTTCGAACGCTACCAAGTGCGACTGTTATAAATGCATACCCC CCGTCGCGCCCTGCGTCAGGGCGAATCTCATACTGTCGAGGAAGGCCCTTGGGCATCTGTTAGCCACTTTTCTTCCCTCCGGGCTCTTCGTCGCTGTGTCTTGGGCATCTCTCTTTTGGCCGGCAGATGTCATCCCAGGTCGCACAGTTCTTGTCATCACTTCTTTGCTCACTCTCGTGTCGATGCATACAGCTGTCAG
- the LOC136846044 gene encoding uncharacterized protein translates to MTRLNFLQPSDFQPEVLKIWDRALLLLVIAVMSSPCCVEANQNFSGNTAQEGASRFQGSFQLNENELRCDHLLTLRAQHYSLLLASLRLAESMEDSLNNSQHAKEIDEFQLARSSYLASWDQVQEDMEKVASSSLFPEILSENQCEAGNHCSPNTWDLGCYHCLPGRDGSLPPSCSHNTLSTEFLRVVDKKARSVQEPLRGRSCIDSTIEKEMVNVKKQLDSMMIAVNDICSSGNGVELPKLQNIYDNAQFLELSTEGMRREIVKQHGDISVSCDVPTGELSIIKVEDVSESVSGESGIKITVDVLNPCAKYVFVGGSLISSPSGPCWYINEDKTTASLEESTGTPSLTLTTSHITRITDEMFTHTSTEESSSLSFKNYSTEAPYNTTVHETPTDMYHHCSQDLQEMIDNLHHDIPHIAEDFAQISLKSAECIREADSLHEVEEIIHLLEVFADKAKEVLNILKGNMKNRQHQRSATTEGRIASYRKMSASLSRLRALLEYLRSSAVTLQSGSDWQDAKNRVIAAVQHIANMFTQGDAVDHEI, encoded by the exons ATGACGAGGCTGAATTTCTTGCAACCGAGTGACTTCCAACCAGAAGTTCTCAAGATTTGGGATCGTGCATTATTACTCTTG GTGATCGCTGTCATGTCCTCCCCTTGCTGCGTTGAAGCAAATCAGAATTTCAGTG GCAACACCGCACAAGAAGGCGCCTCACGGTTCCAGGGATCATTCCAGCTCAACGAAAATGAGCTGCGCTGCGACCACCTGCTGACGCTGCGCGCACAACACTATAGCCTCCTTCTCGCGTCTCTTCGTTTGGCAGAGAGCATGGAAGACTCCCTCAATAACAGTCAGCACGCTAAAGAGATCGACGAGTTCCAGTTAGCGAGGTCCAGTTATCTTGCCTCGTGGGATCAAGTACAGGAAGATATGGAAAAAGTcgcttcctcttctctctttccagAAATCCTCTCCGAGAATCAGTGTGAAG ctggAAATCATTGCTCTCCAAACACATGGGACCTAGGTTGTTATCATTGCTTGCCAGGGAGAGACGGCAGTTTACCTCCTTCGTGTTCGCACAATACTTTGTCGACTGAGTTCCTACGAGTTGTCGACAAGAAAGCTCGTAGTGTTCAGGAGCCGCTAAGGGGAAGGAGTTGTATAGATTCTactattgaaaaagaaatggtGAATGTCAAAAAGCAATTAGACTCTATGATGATCGCTGTGAATGATATATGCTCCAGTGGCAACGGCGTTGAGCTCCCTAAACTTCAGAATATTTATGATAATGCACAGTTTCTGGAACTTTCAACAGAGGGAATGCGGAGAGAGATTGTGAAACAACATGGTGACATTTCTGTCAGTTGTGATGTCCCGACCGGTGAGCTTTCGATAATTAAAGTGGAAGATGTCTCCGAGTCTGTCAGTGGTGAATCTGGTATTAAAATTACTGTGGATGTCCTAAACCCCTGTGCCAAGTATGTTTTCGTCGGTGGGTCCTTAATCTCAAGTCCAAGTGGCCCTTGCTGGTAcattaatgaagacaaaactacaGCCAGTTTAGAAGAGTCTACTGGTACACCTTCCCTTACCCTTACTACAAGTCATATTACACGCATCACTGATGAAATGTTTACCCATACTTCCACAGAGGAATCCTCTTCATTGAGCTTCAAAAACTACTCTACTGAAGCGCCTTATAATACCACTGTCCACGAGACACCTACAGACATGTATCATCACTGTTCCCAGGACCTCCAAGAAATGATAGATAATCTCCACCATGATATTCCTCATATCGCTGAAGATTTTGCACAAATCAGTTTGAAGAGTGCTGAATGTATTAGAGAAGCTGATTCCCTCCATGAAGTTGAAGAAATAATACATCTTCTCGAGGTGTTTGCCGATAAAGCAAAGGAGGTCTTAAACATTTTGAAAGGGAACATGAAAAACAGGCAACACCAAAGATCAGCCACGACGGAAGGGAGGATTG CTAGCTATAGGAAGATGTCTGCCAGTTTAAGCAGGTTAAGAGCTTTGCTAGAGTATCTTCGTAGCTCTGCCGTGACACTTCAGAGCGGGTCTGATTGGCAGGATGCAAAGAATCGTGTGATTGCCGCTGTCCAGCATATTGCAAATATGTTCACACAG GGAGATGCCGTCGATCATGAGATTTAA